TGGATTGAATGACGTCTTGATTGGGCTTTTATCGGTATACAGTACCACAAAAGCAATCAATATCATCACGACATTAGGTGGTCAACAAGCGAAGCAAGTATTTATTATCTCAGATTATGTAGATGATATATTAGACATGATATTAGAGAATTTAGACCGTGGTGCAACAATCATCGACGCACACGGAGGATTTACACGCAAGCAAAAACAAATTATTATGACGGTCATTACGACTGTTGAATATCCGCAGTTGGAACGACATGTGAAAGAAGTGGATAAAGATGCATTCTTGATCGTATCGGATGTTACGGAAGTACATGGTCAAGGATTCTACAAAATCTAGCTTTCACGTAAATTTCATAGTGGGTGTGCTATAATTTTGATGTCTTTGCTGAGAATGGGGTGAAATAACATGTTATTATTCGAAAATGTAAGTAAACAATATAAAAACGGAGTCAACGCCCTTTACGATATTAATCTTGAGGTTAATGACGGTGAGTTTGTGTATATTATTGGACCAACTGGATCTGGTAAGTCAACACTCATTAAGTTGTTGGACGGTCGAGAAAAACCATCTAAAGGGAACGTACATGTTGGCAAATTTAATGTTGGGAAATTAAGGCATTCTAAGGTTCCTTTTTATCGCCGACATATTGGTGTTGTATTTCAAGATTTTAAATTATTAGAACGTAAAACTGTTTTTGAGAATGTAGCTTTTGCGTTAGAAGTTGTAAATACACCGCGTAAAGACATTCGGAAGCGGGTTCGAGAAGTATTACACTTAGTGGGATTAGTGGAAAAAACACATGCTTTTCCAGATGAGCTAAGTGGTGGACAACAACAACGTGTTGCGATCGCACGTGCAATCGCGAACCGTCCAGAAATACTGATTGCAGATGAACCAACAGGGAACTTAGACCCTGAAAAATCTAAGGAAATCATTGAGTTGTTGGAGCGAATCAATACTGAGGAAGAAACAACAATTATAATGGTAACTCACGATGTGCGTTTGGTAGACACATATAAGAAACGTACCATTGCGTTAGATGCGGGTCATGTTGTTGCCGATTTAACAGCTGGAGGATACATTAAGTATGAGTAGATTTTTACGTACTATAAAAGACGGCTTTCTCGGTGCTTTTAGACATGGGGCATTGCTATTTTCAAGTGTCTCGTCTGTAACGATTACACTTGTACTTATGGCGATATTTATGCTATTAAATGCAAACATTGTTCGGTTTACAGAAATCATCGAACAAAGTGTTTCGTTACATGTCCAAATCCAAAATGAAGTTGACGAGGCGGGAATTGAAGAACTCGAAAACAAAATTACGCAATTCGTCGGAGTTACAACCGTTGAATTTTCCGATAAGGACAATGAATTAGAACTCTTGATTGCATCAGGTGGAGAGCAAGCGGAAGAGTTGTATGGTCAATATCGTGGTGAAGCTAATCCACTCTTAAATGCATTTGTAATTAATGTTTCAAGTGGGGCTCATATCCAAGAAATTGCTTCACAAATTAGAGAACTAGAAGGTATACATCAAGTAAGTTATGGTGGTGAAGCAACCGAACAATTCTTGGTGATTCTAGAAACGATTCGAAATGTTGGATTTATCTTTGTATTGGTTCTTGGAGGTATTGCAATCTTCCTCATTTCTA
This DNA window, taken from Erysipelothrix larvae, encodes the following:
- the ftsX gene encoding permease-like cell division protein FtsX → MSRFLRTIKDGFLGAFRHGALLFSSVSSVTITLVLMAIFMLLNANIVRFTEIIEQSVSLHVQIQNEVDEAGIEELENKITQFVGVTTVEFSDKDNELELLIASGGEQAEELYGQYRGEANPLLNAFVINVSSGAHIQEIASQIRELEGIHQVSYGGEATEQFLVILETIRNVGFIFVLVLGGIAIFLISNTISATVISRQKEISIMRTVGASNWFIRWPFIIEGMIIGFIGSLLPIGLTVFGYSAIYDSQSTGVSSFFQLVTPEPVIWEVSLVILLVGMVVGAIGSLFTVSRRLRWTR
- the ftsE gene encoding cell division ATP-binding protein FtsE encodes the protein MLLFENVSKQYKNGVNALYDINLEVNDGEFVYIIGPTGSGKSTLIKLLDGREKPSKGNVHVGKFNVGKLRHSKVPFYRRHIGVVFQDFKLLERKTVFENVAFALEVVNTPRKDIRKRVREVLHLVGLVEKTHAFPDELSGGQQQRVAIARAIANRPEILIADEPTGNLDPEKSKEIIELLERINTEEETTIIMVTHDVRLVDTYKKRTIALDAGHVVADLTAGGYIKYE